In Microbaculum marinisediminis, the genomic stretch AAAGATAGATATCTAAGAATAAAATATAGCGACATCGCACGGACAATGCGAAGCGGTGTCGCGGCAAGGGAGGAAATATGCCGGACGGCCAGTCATTGGCAGGCAAGCCGGTCCCGATTGCGTCGGTCCCATCGGGACGGGTCGCTGCCAGCAATTGGCGAGAGAGTTGCGACGCATCGCTCGCGATATCGGCGCGGTCGGCTGGACGCCTTCGTACCCAACGCGAACTCGCCGGCACGACCGCTCCCGTCTCCCGCCAGGACACGAATCCGGAACAAGCGATCGGCGGCGCGGTCAAGGGCACGCCCCCTGGACGGACGGACGGGAAATCCCGTGGCTCATCAGGCCGTACGCTCGTCCGCGCCACGCATCACGAGCGCGTTGTGCGGACGGAGGCCCAGGCTTTCGAGCCTGGCGCCCCTATAGAGGTGGAAACAAGGTCGGGTTCCGGTCCGAGCCAGACGCAGTCCGACAACGTGCGCGGCGTCAACGAGTGGCCAATCGCCAACGCCTTGGGGGCCGGTCTCAAAGCATCGATATGGACACGCGGAGTAGATACAGCCGTGCGCCGCTTGCGCCACGGCGACGCTGACGGCGCCTGGATCGATGGCGCCAGCGACCCCGACGCCCCCTTCGGAGGTGTCAAGCAATCCGGATTGGGACCGGAAGACTGTCCGAGCGAATGGCCCCCTAAACGGGCTCCAGGACGGTTACGATCGTCGCCTCCCAAAGAAGAGGCCGGCGATGCCAATACTCACGAAAAATCGCAAGAGGGAGGATACCATGAAGTTAAGGTCAATCGTGATCGCGCTCGGATTGGCAATGGCGGCCGGAGGCGCGCAGGCTCAGTCCATTGACCTGACCCTTTCGGGCGGGAACCCGGGTGGGCTGTGGTCGCTTCTAGGCGCAGGATTGGATCGTGCCGCAAAGGCCGAGAATCCGGACAACGTAATCACCTACCAGGCAACTGGGGGTGGGTTCGCCAACATCGGACTTCTCGCCACGAACCGATCCGACCTGGGCCTGGTACACGATGCTGAAGTCAAGCTCGCACTAACGGGACAGGAGCCATTCAAAGCGCCGGTCACGAACCTGCAAGCCATCGGCTACATGTACAACTGGGCGCCGATGCACTTCTTCCTGAAGAAGTCGGTTGCCGACGAATACGGTATCGACAGCCTCGACGATCTCGCATCGTCCGGTGCGCCTCTCACCA encodes the following:
- a CDS encoding aldehyde dehydrogenase family protein; amino-acid sequence: MPDGQSLAGKPVPIASVPSGRVAASNWRESCDASLAISARSAGRLRTQRELAGTTAPVSRQDTNPEQAIGGAVKGTPPGRTDGKSRGSSGRTLVRATHHERVVRTEAQAFEPGAPIEVETRSGSGPSQTQSDNVRGVNEWPIANALGAGLKASIWTRGVDTAVRRLRHGDADGAWIDGASDPDAPFGGVKQSGLGPEDCPSEWPPKRAPGRLRSSPPKEEAGDANTHEKSQEGGYHEVKVNRDRARIGNGGRRRAGSVH